From the Caldalkalibacillus uzonensis genome, one window contains:
- a CDS encoding sulfite exporter TauE/SafE family protein, translating into MSLTLFLIGLISGVVTGLLSIGGGIILISFLIIIPPLILKETFTMQTIAGFAMLLAFFSTLSGSIYYWRARLIERNVVLFLGVPSFFGAMLGSFLSEYTPEKILKIIFIILAVGAVIILQISQNPNHADQRFRFQPYSAVLTVGAGIVIGGIGGLIGLAAGFIYVPFMTYFFKFPIKKAIGSSLNTCFLLACGGLAIKFGVHSIALGLGFSLVLGGIIGAQLGGIIGKFLSPLILKEVATLLISLICIKLIYDLFQL; encoded by the coding sequence TTGTCTCTAACCTTATTTCTCATCGGTTTGATCAGTGGCGTTGTCACTGGTTTACTTTCTATTGGGGGAGGCATTATCCTGATCTCATTTCTGATCATCATTCCCCCCTTAATACTTAAAGAAACGTTTACCATGCAAACGATCGCCGGGTTTGCGATGCTGCTCGCTTTTTTTTCCACTCTTTCCGGATCGATTTATTATTGGCGAGCACGACTGATTGAGCGAAATGTGGTCCTTTTCCTGGGTGTTCCCTCTTTTTTTGGGGCGATGCTTGGGTCCTTTCTGTCCGAATATACACCAGAGAAAATCTTAAAAATCATCTTCATCATCCTCGCTGTGGGAGCAGTGATCATTTTACAGATTTCCCAGAATCCAAATCATGCTGATCAGCGTTTCCGTTTTCAACCCTATTCGGCTGTACTGACCGTTGGGGCAGGCATCGTGATCGGGGGGATCGGGGGGTTAATCGGACTAGCAGCCGGGTTTATCTATGTCCCTTTCATGACCTATTTTTTTAAATTCCCTATTAAAAAAGCTATCGGCTCCAGTCTGAACACCTGTTTTCTGTTGGCTTGTGGTGGTTTAGCCATTAAATTTGGCGTTCATTCCATCGCCCTTGGGTTAGGATTCAGTCTCGTTTTGGGCGGCATCATCGGTGCCCAGCTGGGAGGCATTATTGGAAAATTTCTCTCCCCTCTGATCTTGAAAGAAGTGGCCACATTACTTATTTCCTTAATCTGTATCAAGCTCATCTATGATTTATTCCAATTATAG
- a CDS encoding glycine betaine uptake BCCT transporter yields MSQSKPRLGYVFYISVIIVTIFVAWGFIRPSHLAETAGNALAFVTRTFGWFYLFATFIFLVFALYLAFGPYGRIKLGKKDEDPEYNYWTWLGMLFSAGMGIGLVFWGVAEPMYHYMSPPEGIEGESIEAAKAAMRYSFFHWGLHPWAIYTIVALALAYAQFRKGESGLISSTFRPLIGDRVDGPLGKGIDTLAAIATAFGVATSLGLGTLQINGGLSHVFGLPNNTTVHLLIILVVTVLYMISASTGLNRGIKYLSNVNISLAALLLLFVLLVGPSIFILETFTTTTGNYLGSIIPMSFRLTPFTQGEWVGAWTLFYWAWWIAWAPFVGTFIARVSRGRTIKEFVSGVLLVPTLIGALWFATFGGSALHLEMFEGVSITQAVSQSVEGALFFTLEQFPLGLWLSILATLLIITFFVTSADSATFVLGMLTSKGALNPKVSTKLIWGILQSGIAAVLLLSGGLNGLQTASIVAALPFAVIMLFMVLSLNKALKAELREERRREKMRIRKLEQLIEEELGIGPTDIDTYKKDK; encoded by the coding sequence ATGAGTCAATCTAAACCGCGATTAGGCTATGTCTTTTATATCTCAGTTATTATCGTTACTATTTTTGTAGCCTGGGGATTTATCCGCCCCAGTCATTTGGCGGAAACGGCCGGTAACGCCCTTGCTTTTGTGACACGGACCTTTGGCTGGTTTTATTTGTTTGCCACCTTTATCTTTCTTGTCTTTGCCCTATACCTGGCTTTTGGACCGTACGGACGAATAAAGTTAGGCAAAAAGGATGAAGATCCGGAATATAACTATTGGACATGGTTAGGCATGCTGTTCTCAGCCGGGATGGGTATCGGCCTGGTCTTTTGGGGTGTAGCTGAACCAATGTATCATTATATGTCCCCTCCGGAAGGGATTGAGGGTGAAAGCATAGAAGCGGCTAAGGCCGCCATGCGTTATTCTTTCTTCCATTGGGGATTACACCCGTGGGCCATCTATACCATTGTGGCTCTGGCCTTGGCCTATGCCCAGTTCAGAAAAGGGGAATCTGGTTTAATCAGTTCCACCTTCCGTCCTCTTATCGGTGACCGGGTGGACGGCCCCCTTGGCAAAGGGATCGACACTTTGGCGGCCATCGCCACTGCGTTTGGGGTAGCTACTTCACTCGGTTTGGGAACATTGCAGATCAACGGTGGTTTAAGCCATGTTTTTGGACTGCCCAACAACACGACCGTGCATTTATTAATCATTTTGGTGGTCACCGTTTTATATATGATTTCCGCCTCTACTGGCCTGAACCGGGGAATCAAATATTTAAGTAATGTGAACATTTCTCTGGCCGCATTATTACTTTTGTTTGTCTTGCTTGTCGGCCCCAGTATCTTTATTTTGGAAACGTTCACGACCACAACCGGAAACTATCTGGGCAGCATCATTCCCATGAGTTTCAGACTGACTCCCTTTACTCAGGGGGAATGGGTTGGTGCCTGGACGCTTTTTTACTGGGCCTGGTGGATCGCCTGGGCACCTTTTGTCGGTACCTTTATCGCCCGTGTTTCGCGGGGACGGACCATTAAAGAATTTGTATCGGGGGTGCTCTTGGTGCCAACGCTAATCGGAGCGCTATGGTTTGCCACTTTTGGGGGATCCGCCCTTCATTTGGAAATGTTTGAAGGGGTGAGCATCACACAAGCCGTCTCCCAAAGTGTAGAAGGCGCCCTGTTTTTTACCTTGGAACAGTTCCCTCTGGGATTATGGCTCAGTATCTTGGCCACTTTGCTGATTATTACTTTCTTTGTCACATCAGCTGATTCTGCTACTTTCGTCTTGGGCATGCTCACCTCAAAGGGAGCACTTAACCCCAAAGTTTCAACCAAGCTCATTTGGGGAATCTTGCAGTCTGGCATTGCCGCTGTCCTGTTACTCAGCGGCGGCTTAAATGGTTTGCAAACCGCATCAATTGTGGCTGCCTTGCCTTTTGCCGTTATCATGCTGTTCATGGTTCTCTCCCTGAACAAGGCTCTGAAGGCCGAATTGCGTGAAGAACGACGTCGCGAAAAAATGCGTATTCGCAAGTTAGAACAGCTGATCGAGGAAGAACTGGGTATAGGTCCCACCGATATAGACACCTATAAAAAAGACAAATAA
- a CDS encoding YlbF family regulator, with product MTVVYDQAHQLAQAVKESNEFQTLKSLQAQVNAEETIKRMFENFRQKQLELHMKQMQGQQITEQEKQQIQQLFNTVQLNPTISKLLEAEQRLNVMLEDVMKIVMEPTKEFYKEP from the coding sequence ATGACTGTTGTTTATGATCAGGCCCATCAGCTTGCCCAAGCTGTAAAGGAAAGCAATGAATTTCAAACCTTAAAATCTTTGCAGGCACAGGTGAACGCAGAAGAAACAATCAAACGTATGTTCGAAAACTTTCGCCAAAAACAACTTGAATTACATATGAAACAGATGCAAGGACAGCAAATTACCGAACAGGAAAAGCAACAGATTCAACAGCTGTTTAATACAGTTCAACTCAATCCAACGATTTCCAAATTATTGGAAGCGGAACAGCGGCTGAACGTCATGCTGGAAGATGTGATGAAAATCGTCATGGAGCCCACCAAAGAATTTTACAAAGAGCCTTAA
- a CDS encoding DMT family transporter, producing the protein MDQQRPVFPPYFGLIVGAVFVSTAAVLVKLSSAPAEVVAFYRLFLAVVLMTPFVFPYFKELKRLERRQWVYLLVSGLFLALHFVLWFESLNYTSVASSVVLVTLQPLFTFAGAYVLFRERMTIKALAAGILAIGGSVLIFWGDFRFGGEAIVGNALALLAAAMVSGYWLCGQHLRQCLSIMAYTYVVYGAAALFILAYVMAQNSPFLDYPAGDWWLFLALALFPTLLGHSIFNWAVKWVGASVISVTVLFEPIGASILAYLILGETLSVTQIGGGMMILSGIYLFLRFKTA; encoded by the coding sequence ATGGACCAACAGCGACCAGTATTTCCGCCCTATTTTGGATTAATCGTGGGGGCTGTGTTTGTCTCGACCGCAGCTGTTTTGGTTAAGCTGTCCTCTGCACCGGCTGAGGTTGTGGCCTTTTACCGCTTGTTTTTAGCTGTGGTGTTGATGACCCCATTTGTGTTCCCTTATTTTAAGGAATTGAAAAGATTAGAGAGGCGGCAATGGGTCTATCTGCTTGTCAGCGGTTTGTTTTTAGCCTTGCATTTCGTGTTGTGGTTTGAATCTTTGAATTACACTTCGGTGGCCAGTTCGGTGGTGCTGGTCACCTTACAACCTTTGTTCACTTTTGCAGGGGCTTATGTACTGTTTAGGGAACGAATGACGATCAAGGCTTTGGCCGCAGGAATTTTGGCCATTGGTGGCAGTGTGCTGATCTTTTGGGGAGACTTCCGCTTTGGTGGGGAAGCAATTGTGGGCAATGCCCTTGCGTTATTGGCAGCTGCTATGGTCTCAGGTTACTGGCTGTGTGGGCAGCATTTGCGGCAGTGTTTGTCTATTATGGCTTATACTTATGTAGTTTATGGGGCAGCAGCTCTGTTTATCCTGGCCTATGTTATGGCCCAGAACAGTCCCTTCCTTGATTATCCTGCTGGCGACTGGTGGCTGTTTCTGGCCTTGGCCCTGTTTCCTACCTTGCTGGGCCACTCTATTTTCAATTGGGCCGTAAAATGGGTAGGCGCCTCTGTCATTTCAGTGACGGTACTTTTTGAGCCGATTGGTGCCTCTATCCTGGCTTATCTCATCCTGGGAGAAACGCTAAGCGTAACCCAAATAGGGGGCGGAATGATGATCTTGTCCGGCATTTATCTGTTCCTCCGTTTTAAAACAGCCTGA
- a CDS encoding M3 family oligoendopeptidase has protein sequence MFIDDQPAIEYVLPVEMMDHMLALELKADEQHPLLDKHRLEQKLKGLLQKNINSVEELEAWLQEESALSEEVGELAARIHISFKRDHSDAEAKEQYDYLNETLLPMIKRYSFLLDEKFVGSPYLNQLDKERYGELIRSRQNSVQLFKEENIPLEVKERQLVKQYNEIIGSLTVEWEGEERTFQQMQTLLQHAPRDIREKAWRAMWEAVLKEEGKLNGLMSELIELRQQIAKNAGFDNYRDYIYRKYERFDYTPEDSHRLYEAIKKHVVPTVSRLQQEHQSALGLADYKPWDIPAMVPGHQPLKPFEDVDQLIEGTIKIFERLDPQFSFVLKKMDEEGLLDLENRKGKSPGGFCSQLPVTGLSFIFMHATGSGRDVTTMIHEGGHAVHNYLMQRQPLDSYRSADKEVAELASMGMELLTMNEWDVFYKDPEQLHKAQREHLENIISFFPWAMVVDQFQHWMYEHPEHTPEERKLKFRELAQEMSYHGVDTRGLEEILEVRWMLQPHIFEVPFYYIEYVIAQLGALELWADYQQDPQATLTRFKQALGLGSSKPLPEIYQQAGITFDLSEARVAEMVTKVEQALDQLEGHEKVNTN, from the coding sequence ATGTTCATTGATGATCAGCCGGCCATCGAATATGTCTTGCCTGTCGAGATGATGGACCATATGTTAGCCTTGGAACTAAAAGCGGATGAACAGCATCCCCTGTTGGACAAACACCGCCTGGAACAGAAGTTAAAAGGATTGTTGCAGAAAAACATCAACTCGGTGGAAGAACTGGAAGCGTGGCTGCAAGAGGAGAGCGCCTTAAGTGAAGAAGTCGGGGAACTGGCTGCAAGAATTCACATCAGTTTTAAGCGTGACCATAGCGATGCCGAAGCCAAAGAGCAATATGATTATTTAAATGAAACACTGCTACCCATGATTAAACGCTACAGCTTTTTGCTGGATGAAAAGTTTGTGGGCAGTCCTTATCTCAATCAGTTGGACAAGGAGCGCTATGGAGAGCTGATTCGCTCCCGCCAAAATTCAGTCCAACTTTTTAAAGAAGAAAACATTCCTTTGGAAGTGAAAGAACGCCAGTTGGTTAAGCAGTATAATGAAATTATTGGCAGTCTGACTGTGGAGTGGGAGGGTGAAGAGCGTACCTTTCAACAGATGCAGACCCTTCTGCAGCATGCCCCAAGAGACATAAGGGAAAAAGCTTGGCGGGCGATGTGGGAGGCGGTATTAAAGGAAGAAGGGAAATTGAATGGGTTAATGAGTGAACTGATCGAGCTACGCCAGCAAATTGCCAAAAATGCCGGTTTTGACAACTACCGAGACTACATCTACCGCAAATATGAACGTTTTGATTATACCCCGGAAGATAGCCACCGTCTGTATGAGGCCATTAAAAAACATGTGGTACCCACTGTCAGCCGCTTGCAGCAGGAGCATCAATCAGCACTTGGTTTGGCGGACTACAAGCCCTGGGATATTCCGGCCATGGTGCCGGGCCATCAGCCGCTTAAGCCTTTTGAAGATGTGGACCAGCTGATTGAGGGGACCATTAAGATTTTTGAACGCTTGGATCCACAGTTTTCCTTTGTACTGAAAAAAATGGATGAAGAAGGATTGCTAGATCTGGAAAACCGGAAAGGAAAATCTCCCGGAGGCTTTTGCTCCCAGCTGCCTGTGACTGGTTTGTCTTTTATCTTTATGCATGCCACAGGCTCAGGGCGGGATGTGACCACCATGATTCATGAGGGTGGCCACGCCGTGCACAACTATCTGATGCAGAGACAGCCTTTGGACAGTTACCGTTCAGCTGACAAGGAAGTAGCTGAATTGGCCAGCATGGGCATGGAACTGTTGACGATGAATGAATGGGATGTGTTTTATAAGGATCCGGAACAGTTGCACAAGGCTCAACGGGAACATTTAGAGAACATTATCTCGTTTTTTCCGTGGGCCATGGTGGTGGACCAGTTTCAGCACTGGATGTATGAACACCCGGAACATACCCCTGAGGAACGCAAGCTCAAGTTTCGGGAGCTGGCTCAGGAAATGAGCTACCACGGGGTGGATACTAGAGGGTTGGAGGAGATTCTGGAAGTGCGCTGGATGTTACAGCCACATATCTTCGAGGTGCCGTTTTACTATATTGAATATGTCATCGCCCAACTGGGAGCGCTGGAATTGTGGGCTGATTATCAGCAGGATCCCCAAGCCACCTTAACCCGCTTTAAACAGGCGCTGGGTTTGGGCAGTTCCAAACCCCTGCCAGAGATTTATCAGCAAGCTGGGATTACGTTTGATCTCTCCGAAGCTCGTGTAGCGGAAATGGTCACCAAAGTTGAACAGGCTTTAGACCAATTAGAGGGACATGAGAAGGTAAATACAAATTAA
- a CDS encoding YeiH family protein: protein MTFSYRILPGVVLCLLIMTVGELFSRWIGYGLNLLQGLTTDNPSPVSGIFIAILLGLVVRNVLGLHEFFRDGVLFSIRYILRLGIILLGIRLSFYDVVKLGIWGIPIIVSCVGVALFITLWMTHKMNQSSRLGTLIAVGTGICGVTAIVGTSPGIRANDREVAYAIANITLFGIIAMFIYPYVAYILFQNDPIKAGLFLGTAIHETAQVAGAALIYNQMFAQSLVIDAATITKLTRNFLLLAVVPLMSFYYVKKLKDRRESEGTETKWYQLIPLFVLGFLAMAIVRSIGDAGAAANGLAFGLLNENRWVTLWTTLSTLGSKYLLGIAMAGIGLSTSVHVFKGLGIKPFYIGMIAALTVSIISAVLIYFLGDFIRL, encoded by the coding sequence TTGACCTTCTCTTATAGAATTCTACCGGGCGTTGTATTATGTTTGCTTATCATGACCGTGGGAGAATTATTCTCCCGCTGGATCGGATATGGATTAAATCTCTTACAAGGACTAACCACCGACAATCCCAGCCCTGTATCCGGCATCTTCATCGCCATTTTATTAGGATTGGTGGTTCGAAATGTCCTCGGCCTACACGAGTTTTTCAGAGATGGAGTCCTATTCTCAATCAGATATATTTTAAGACTTGGCATCATACTACTAGGTATTCGCTTAAGTTTCTACGATGTAGTCAAATTAGGAATCTGGGGCATTCCTATTATTGTCTCTTGTGTGGGGGTGGCTTTGTTCATCACATTGTGGATGACCCACAAGATGAATCAATCCAGCCGTTTGGGCACCTTGATTGCGGTAGGAACAGGTATTTGTGGCGTAACGGCTATTGTAGGAACCTCGCCGGGGATACGCGCCAATGATCGTGAAGTCGCTTATGCCATTGCCAATATTACACTGTTCGGGATTATTGCTATGTTTATATATCCTTATGTTGCTTATATACTCTTCCAAAATGATCCAATTAAAGCAGGTCTTTTCTTGGGAACGGCGATTCATGAAACTGCTCAGGTTGCAGGGGCAGCTTTAATCTACAACCAAATGTTTGCCCAATCTCTGGTCATCGACGCCGCCACCATTACCAAACTGACTCGAAATTTTCTGTTGCTTGCGGTTGTACCATTGATGAGCTTCTACTATGTAAAAAAATTAAAAGACCGAAGAGAATCAGAAGGAACTGAGACTAAATGGTATCAGCTCATTCCTCTGTTCGTCCTCGGTTTTTTGGCCATGGCCATTGTGCGGAGCATTGGGGATGCGGGAGCAGCAGCCAATGGTTTAGCCTTCGGTCTCTTGAACGAGAACCGGTGGGTCACGCTGTGGACCACCTTAAGCACGCTGGGGTCCAAGTATCTGTTGGGCATTGCCATGGCAGGCATTGGCCTTTCCACCAGCGTCCATGTTTTTAAAGGACTGGGAATTAAACCTTTTTATATCGGTATGATCGCAGCTCTCACTGTCAGCATCATCAGTGCTGTCCTGATCTATTTCCTTGGTGACTTTATCCGCCTCTAA
- a CDS encoding DUF4395 family protein: MKQGIPVPLVRANQWVMVGGILLAILLQSQLLLTLLFIISLLALLFGPKGNVVFVLTKPLLKNRLAAAEQEAAELQRFNQSIATILLGLAVGILWTTGHWSGWIPAGMVMVAAAFALAGYCIGCTIYFQWKQWRHTQRS, translated from the coding sequence ATGAAACAAGGCATTCCGGTTCCATTGGTCCGAGCCAATCAGTGGGTGATGGTCGGAGGAATTTTGTTGGCTATCCTGTTGCAATCCCAGCTCCTGTTGACGCTATTGTTCATCATATCATTGCTGGCCTTGCTGTTTGGTCCCAAGGGCAATGTAGTCTTCGTCTTGACCAAACCGCTGCTTAAGAACCGATTGGCGGCTGCTGAACAGGAAGCGGCGGAATTGCAGCGTTTTAACCAGAGCATCGCCACTATCCTTCTGGGGCTGGCCGTAGGTATTCTATGGACCACTGGTCACTGGAGTGGCTGGATCCCGGCCGGTATGGTAATGGTGGCCGCCGCATTTGCCTTGGCCGGTTATTGTATCGGTTGCACTATCTACTTTCAGTGGAAACAATGGCGGCATACACAACGATCCTAG
- a CDS encoding molybdopterin-dependent oxidoreductase, whose product MTKTLPPGQMETKKWPILHEGDVYQFNEETWRFKLFGEIREDVILTFKDVMDLPKVITTVDMHCVTTWSKFDTTFEGIPFREFVKLADLKPHVRYVRIYGYLNGDPLGYSANLPLEALQGDDALFVYRWKDAKNDWQDISPKHGYPLRFIPPAQFYLWKGSKWATGIEFMTENKPGYWEIRGYHMNGNPFKEERFADPASLPSGYGGANEWQDQ is encoded by the coding sequence ATGACCAAAACACTTCCCCCTGGTCAAATGGAAACAAAGAAGTGGCCGATCCTGCATGAAGGAGACGTATATCAATTTAATGAAGAGACATGGCGCTTCAAATTATTTGGTGAGATAAGAGAAGACGTGATCCTTACCTTTAAAGATGTGATGGATCTGCCCAAAGTGATCACCACTGTTGACATGCATTGTGTCACCACTTGGTCCAAATTCGACACCACCTTTGAGGGGATTCCCTTCCGTGAATTTGTGAAGTTAGCCGACTTGAAGCCCCATGTGCGCTATGTGCGTATTTATGGATACTTAAATGGTGATCCTCTCGGTTATTCGGCCAATCTGCCCCTTGAAGCCTTGCAAGGAGATGATGCCCTGTTTGTTTACCGTTGGAAAGATGCAAAAAATGATTGGCAAGACATTTCTCCCAAGCATGGCTATCCTTTACGCTTTATTCCACCCGCCCAGTTTTATCTGTGGAAAGGCTCCAAGTGGGCTACGGGCATTGAGTTTATGACAGAGAACAAGCCTGGTTACTGGGAAATCAGAGGGTACCACATGAACGGCAATCCATTTAAAGAGGAGCGTTTTGCTGATCCTGCCAGCCTGCCTAGCGGTTATGGCGGAGCCAATGAATGGCAAGATCAATAA